GAAGCTGTGCAGCGAGAAGTTCATCTGCCGCAGCGCCGGCTTGCCAAGCAGCTTCGGCCCTGCCTTACGGATCAAAGTACCGTTGGTCGTAATGTTGACCTTGAAGCCCTTGGCATGCGCTGCATCCAGCAGCTCGCCCAGCTTCGGATGCAGCAGCGGCTCGCCTTTGACATGCAGATAGATATGATTGCTATGCGGTTTGATCTCATCAAGAATGGTACCAAACGTCTCCAGCTTCATGAAATTCTTCTCCCGCTCCGTAGGCGGACAGAAGCTGCAGGCCAGGTTGCAGACGCTTGTGATCTCGATGTATACCTTTTTGAATGTCTTCAAGTTCCGCTCCCCATTTCATCCAAAGTGTGGTTTCAGCTGCTTCTAGAGATCCGAAGCATAGCGAAGGCCGATCTGGGCTCTCGCCTCTTCCATCAGCTCTGCCACCGCCAGGGAATTAGCGTGGCTGTTGGTCGCGCTCTCCCGCTGCCCGCTCTTCAGCAGATGAATGAACTCCTCAACCTCATAGTACATTGCCTCATACACCTGCGGGAGCGTAAGCTCCTCGACGGTTCCGTCGCGGTAGTGGATTTTGACCTGATAGGGCTGGTTAATCTTGTCGATAACCATTGTTGCGTTCTCTCCCTGAATCTCGGCAGGCAGATAGGAGTCCGCAATCTTGGAATGCATAATGACCGCCCCCATGTCCGGGTAACGCATCACCATGCTGCCTTCGCCGTCCACACCCGAAGCGAGCATCAGGCCTGCTGCCTTCACTGTATCCGGCTTGCCGAACAAGACCACCATTGGATACAGGCAGTAGATGCCCAGATCCATCAGAGAGCCGTTAGAATATTCAGGATTGAACGCGTTCAGCACCGTCCCCTGGCGGTAAGCATCATACCTCGAAGAGTATTGACAATAACCTGCGAAGTAGCGCCGGACTTGACCCAGCTTATATAAGTTATCCCGGATCACGCCAAAATTCGGCATGAACGTGGATTTCATCGCTTCCATGAACAGCACATCATTGCGGCGCGCAGCGATGATCATCTCCTTCAGCTCCCGGCTGTTGGAGGCCGCCGGCTTCTCACAGAGGACATGCTTGCCGTGATTCAGACAGATCAATGAATGCTCCGCATGCATTGAGTTGGGGCTGGCGATATAGACCGCGTCCACCTCTGCGCTTGATACCATCGCCTCCAGATCCGTATAGATTGAAGCCCCGGCATACTTGGCGGCAAAAGCCTGTCCCTTCTCCTCTGTGCGGGAATACACGGCCGTAAGCAAAAACTCCTCATTCTCAAGTCCCGCCTGTACAAAGCGGTCTGTAATCCAGTTAGTCCCTACAACCCCGAAACGAATAGTCATGAATGATCCCGTCCTTTTTCAATATATATAGAATTTATATGTTTCACGCTATACATTATCCTTCTATTTCTCGCCGAAACGGTACCGTCCTTTATAAGGACGGCAAAGCCGTTTCCACTTGAAATGTCAGCTATAACTGCTATTTTCTCATTCCATGATAGGTATGTCCACTTATATACCGTAATTTCCGACAAATTCCGCTAGATTTCGCTTGTGAAAAAAAGCACCTGAGAATAGGCACAGGATTCACCTTCATTTGTCCAACACCGCCCATCGGACCAAGGGGCCATTCGTCCAGCCTTTACCTCCCGGGGGCCATGCATTAACTCACACAGATCCACTCCACTCTAACTTACCTTGCATCCCACACAGAGACATTCACTCCAACCTAGCCATGCATCTCTACTTAGCCTTGCATTTCCCACAAGCCAGCCTGCAATTGTACTTCGTACAATAGAATCCGGTGTAAAGCTCCCATTTTTCCATTCTGCTGTACTTCGTACAATAGAATTTGGAGTTTGCGCCTGTAGCAGGCCTTCCCCCATAAATCTACTGTATCAAATACAACAGAATTGATTTTAGAGGTGTTTTGGGGACTTTCTATTGTACATAATGCAATCACCTGACTGGCGGAGGCAGGTTAGGTGCAGTATGCAGTTGGCAGAGCGAAATGGCAGTGGCAGTTAGGTACGTGTACTATCCAGTGTCCCACAATACGGGCGACAGCAAACAGCCCCCGCTCATCCCGGCGGGGGCTGTCTACATCCTGCGCGGGCCCACTGGACACGCACCTATTT
The sequence above is a segment of the Paenibacillus sp. FSL R7-0204 genome. Coding sequences within it:
- a CDS encoding Gfo/Idh/MocA family protein; amino-acid sequence: MTIRFGVVGTNWITDRFVQAGLENEEFLLTAVYSRTEEKGQAFAAKYAGASIYTDLEAMVSSAEVDAVYIASPNSMHAEHSLICLNHGKHVLCEKPAASNSRELKEMIIAARRNDVLFMEAMKSTFMPNFGVIRDNLYKLGQVRRYFAGYCQYSSRYDAYRQGTVLNAFNPEYSNGSLMDLGIYCLYPMVVLFGKPDTVKAAGLMLASGVDGEGSMVMRYPDMGAVIMHSKIADSYLPAEIQGENATMVIDKINQPYQVKIHYRDGTVEELTLPQVYEAMYYEVEEFIHLLKSGQRESATNSHANSLAVAELMEEARAQIGLRYASDL